AGGTGGATTATGTACCTGTAAATGTTACATTTAAAGGGCTCGAGACCAAAGATCGAGTAACTATTCCTAACTTAGTAGATTCAGAGCTTACTagtctttctacttgactcccaCTCACTGTGTCCTAACTCCTGATCGACGTTTCATGCCGAGATAATATACCAAagcactgcagaggctggagatctgaaaaaCATCTGTTTATCGATGCTGCCTTATTCCtccctcaccccacacactcccccccctcaccctcaccgctgccccctccctcacccccccccactaccccccccacacacacacactccccgtcCCCTACCCCTCACCgctgccccctccctcacctccccactCCCCGTCCCCTACCCCTCACCgctgccccctccctcacctccccaccccactccccgtCCCCTACCCCTCACCACTCCCACTCCCCGTCCCCTACCCCTCACCactgccccctctctcaccccccctcactccccccccacacactccccgacccctacccctcaccccccacccccccaccgctgcctcctccctcactcccccacacacactcccccacacacactccccatccccTACCCCTCACCgctactccctccctcacccccccccacacacacacacacacacacacacacacacacactcccctcccctacccctcACTGCTACCCCCCTCACCgctaccccctccctcacccccccacccccccccacacactccctgtcacccccccaccccccacacacactccccatccccTACCCCTCTCTgctaccccctccctcacccctctctgctaccccctccctcacccctctctgctaccccctcccccaccctctccccccacacactcccccaccctctccccccacacactccccctccctctccccccacacactccccctccctctccccccacaccctccccctccccccacacactccccctcccccaccctatccccccacacactccccctcccccaccctatccccccacacactccccctccctctccccccacacactccccctccctctccccccacacactccccccccccccccacacactcccccccccacacactccccctccctctccccccacacacactccccctccctctccccccacacactccccctccctcacctcccacccGGCTCGCTCTCTCTCTAGTTAAACACTCACCACCTCATTCCTTGTCAATCCTGCCTCCTGACTCTCTCTAGCTAAACACACTCCCCAAGGTCTGCTGATACATCTGGGGAATTGTCTCCAAAGTATTGTATTACTTAGAGTGGAAATCTTTGTTGTGACTTGCTTTtaagtgaatctttctcaacttcTGTATTGCATTTAATTTCTGATATCCTTGCTTTCTAAAATTTACAAAAAACATTCATGTCTTACCTTTGTTCCCTGGTCCCACTTGTTTAGTTTTATTTCCTAAATGTTGCTGACTGTTTTGGAGTTTCTGTTCTTCCTGGGAAGGCCAGTGTCCTTCCCATTTCAATATAGTGTACGTTTCAGGAATAGAATAGTCAGCACACTGCTGAGTAAAGGTCAGTGAAAGCTCTGTAAACATTTCCAGCATGTACTGTATTAATACAGCATTCAGCAAACATAGAACAGGAAGAGGATATAAGAAACAAAGGGCtaattatttaattttaaaaatattctctcATAAGATGGGAGTCGCTGCCTGGGCCAGCgtgtattgcctgtccctagttgtccttgagaaggtggtggtgagctgccttcctaaaCCACTGCCGTCCATGTGGCACCTTTTACTTTTGAGGTATGTTGCAAAATGCTTCATAACCAAAGTATTTTTCAAGCCTAGTCGTTGTAGTTGTGGGCAAAtccagcagccaatttgtacacagcaaaatCCCCATATCAGAACAAAGTAAACAGCAAATCACTTgtggtgatgttggttgagggattcAGTGGTTGTCCAGGACAGCCGAGTCAACTCGCCCATTCCTCTTCAGATAGCACGATGAAATCACAGTACTTCCTCAGTACAGAACTGAATCATAACCTAGGTTATGTATTGAAGGCTTTGTGGTGAGGATTAAATGCACAATATTCTGACTCAGAAAGAAGAGTGCTACCACAAGACCAAATTGACACAGTCACAGCAAGGTCAGTTGTGGTTCCTTCAGTAATGCTGTCATTCCTGAGGCACAAtgttctgggttcaattcccactcccGGGCTTGTGGGGAACAATTAAAGGCGGACAGTCCTGGGTGGTATTTCTGTCCTCCGATAAAAAGATCCCACACTCCTGTTTTGAAAACAAGTGGGGGAGCTATCTGTGGTGTTCAGGACAGTATTTATCCCTCTGTCAACATTTCAAAATCAGATTACCTGCTGATTATCCTATGTTTGTCTGTAGGAGCTTGCTGGGTGTATAATATTGGCTGTTGCATTTCCTATATTAGAGTACAGGCAACACTTCAAAACATCATCAACTGGAGCAGCAGAACGCCATTCAGCCTTTTTGAGGCTGTTTCTCCATTTAGTGAGATGACATCTGACCCATTTTCCTGTACTGTCCCTTCATCGTCTGTAAGGTACCCGGAGATGTTCAATGGTGCTACATCCATGCAagtctttcattttaaaaaaaaaatcttcagtcGATGATTTATTTCACTGAGGGCAGTCCCTTGGATTAGGAAACTTTGCTGTTCTGATGTTTCTAATGACTGAGAAGCTGATGGGTGAGACCCACAGCAGATCGGCTGTTTGATATTTGCTGCCAACCTGGAGTGTGCCTGAAGTGGTCACTCCGTGTGGAGTTATTGACCAGACTCCCCTGCCTTTATTAAACTGTCTTTCAGTAGAAAAGACATTTCCTGGAAACTCCAGAGCAGAGGTCCAGTCTGTAATTGTGTTTAGACATTTAAGATTGTATGTTTTTCCCTCCATTGTTTTGATTCGAGCAGTTTTTTTTGGTGACATTGAGCTGAACAGTAAAACCTACCTGGTTCACCAAATcctcaccaggtctggcctacgtgtgcccccagatccacagcaacgtgATTAACTCTCAACGGCCCtcttgagcaataaatgctgctccagccagcaacacccacattcttgtgaatgaattaaaaaaaactagattTTGCAAAGAACTCACTCATTGCACCTTCCGATTTTTTTCTTAAATCTCACTTTTGGAACTGAAATTTTCTCCGACAATTTCAAAAAAACATATTCTTTCCAGGACTGGAACTGCATCTATTTTAATACTTACTTACCCAGTGTCATGAGCACCACAGCTGTAAGGGTAATAACTGATGCAAAATGACTGCATAAAATATCCATAGTTTCTAGGGAGGTAACTTAATGCTACCTGAATCCTTTAACCACTCTCTGATTCACACAGTAACTGAAAACACCTTTACAACCACCACTATCTTTTCCACTGACAATCTAGCTAGCGAGAGTAACGTTTGCTGCGTCTGAGCTCGATACAATCCCTACTCTTGTGACAGTTGCCTTCCTTTAATCTGTTAACGTGTTTCTGCTTATGTTTTAGATTTCCCCTATCTAATGAAGTCTTACTATTCTGAAACTGGTGCTCAAAGTAACTGCTTTAAGTTACAACCCTGACATGACACATTTTGAGATACTGTTTGTGTGTGTTACCCCACCGTACTGAAAATCCAGATCAAGCTCCCATTGTGTGATAGCTTGTGTTAATAAAGATTGTCCTGCTGCCCCAGTGAATGGTTCATCTTCCATGATCATTAAATCAATGGAGGATTGTGTGTAGGCCTAAAGTGACAATATTTTGGTTTTCCAGCATGAATTATTGCTTATACTCAAAAACAGCAATGTCTTATTGGTGGCTCCTTCTAACTCTTATCACATGAGAAGACCACGAACTGTAAGCTCTCCAAGTTAAAtggcatcctgacttggaacttcaGCGTCACCGATTCAAAAACctggagccccccccccccccccgacagtATTGTAGGGGACATGCAGAACAGGAGCTGTAATAGTTTCTAGAACGCAAGCCATTACCACCTTCTAACAAGCAACTGGAAATGAGCACTAACGGTGAGTCTTGTCAGTGAGGCTCTTGTAACTATTTTTTTTAGACACTATCCCACCTTACTCTGTACAGATGCTAACAAACCTACTTTGTATGTCCAGCATGTTGCTTTTCTAAGTTCTAATTGGTGTAAATAATTTTCCAAATAGCTGAGAGCTCACCGTGGACAGAGTTTGAAATAACTTGTGTTTTTTTGCTGTTTGTTTGCAGGTGGAAATTTGCTCATTTTGCTTGTGTGGGGCACGGAGGTCGGACCCTATATGCAGGCGCTGCACTTCAGTTTTGCATTAGGTGCATTTGTGGCTCCTATCTTGGCAAAACCACTATTGGGCACCTTACAAAAGACCATTGACGACAATGGGAACAGCCTTTTGAATAATACCAAGAATAGCACTCAGAGTAAACTCGTGGGTTTTATGGACGTACTGAAAACAACGGTTTCAGCCTTCACTCCTTTTATCTGGACATACATTGTTATCGGAAGTTTTGTGCTTTTAATTTCTGTGTCATTCTTCGGTATCTATTTAAGGAGCAGTCCAAATCGAAACAGGGCTGCTGTTTCCTCCCAGGAGCCTCCGTTCGCAAGATACCACACTATTATTTTGTTCTTCctgttcttcttcttcttctggtATGTGGGAGCTGAGGTGGCTTATGGATCGTACATCTTCACCTACGCAAAAGACTTTGTTCACTTTGATGACAACCGGGCTGCAGGTTTAAACTCCTTATTCTGGGGGACATTTGCCACAGGGCGAGGACTTGCAATATTCTTAGCTGCGTGCCTTTACCCTGGAACTCTGATACTGCTCAGTCTAATAGGCTGCATCATCTCATCCATAATATTGATAATGCATTACACAAATCCAATTTTTCTGTGGGTGGGCACTGCTCTCTATGGCGTCTCAATGGCAGCCACCTTTCCCAGTGGTGTATCCTGGGTCAAGCAGTACACAAACACCACTGGGAAGTCAGCTGCTCtgtttgttgttggagctgcacttggTGAAATGGTGGTTCCAGCTTTGGTTGGATTCCTTCAAGGCCTCGATACCATCAGGCAATATCCTGTACTGATGCTGACTGTTCTGGGTACCTCTGCAGTGACAGCTATCTTATTCCCTGTGATGTACAAACTAGCTTCAtcttcaagcagcatccaaccaGAGAACGATGACCAGAAAGCTCTGTTAGGGTCAGGGCTTGATGAAGATGAAAACAATGATGAGCCTCCAGAAGACTGGAATGATGCAGATTTCGAAGTGATTGAAATGAGTGATGTAAAGTATGACACAGACCGGATTCCAACGAGGGATGTTTCAGCAAAGAGCACTGACCTCGTCTCTCCAGAACAGAGTTCTTTCCCCTCACTTTCTACCCACATGTATCTCGGTGGCTCTCCAAGAAAGAAACTGTTTAaattggagagagaaaagaatgtCTGAATACTACAAACCAAGCAAATATGTTTACAAATCTGTCAGAAGACAAGTTAAAGGATAAATTTAAGATGCCTTTATACTTTCATTTAAAACACTTGATTCTTATGTGACTGCTTGAAATTATATGATTATCATTGGGGTAAATTAGCATTGGTTGGAATAAATTAATGTTGATTTTGATGTCTGGAAAGAGTTTTAAACATTTGCATGACAATTTGTATATCTCTTGTAGAGGGAGTAGGAATTCTGGTAAATCCTACAGCTGAAATCTTGTAAACAAACTTAAGTCGATGTGGGGAACTAGTTCTGATTGTGCTGTCTTGTTTCTCTATTTAATTATTTGTCAGGTTTTAACCATAATCTCCATCTGGTGTGACAAGAACTTATAGTCACTGGATTGCAGAACCATCCTTAGTAAGAGTGTTGTGTGGCCTCACTACTGCAGAACGCAACCCTTGCATTCTCCAGTTGTATTCGTGTACATTTTAGGGGAAAAACAGTTGGATGTAAAGTGTGTAATTTAGTGTATAATTTTATTCACTTGCGGAAACAACTACCTTAttcaaaaatcaaaaacaaagcaGTACAAATAGTAAGAAAATATATGGACATGTTCTGTATGATATAATCCCAAGATTTTTTGACAATTACTAGTTGTTCCA
Above is a genomic segment from Hemiscyllium ocellatum isolate sHemOce1 chromosome 3, sHemOce1.pat.X.cur, whole genome shotgun sequence containing:
- the mfsd4b gene encoding sodium-dependent glucose transporter 1, whose product is MPGRAGGPSPAAGKKQVRFARPLQRLPEEDEEEEEDDEETLFESRRRRRREAGPGPGAEPGSGDTVIRPRATRRGGRCADTLLLCGAFLGLGMSIAILGPTFKELATNVGKNISEISYIFVGRSLGYVGGSLIGGILFDCTNPHLLIGISMLITSLGMYTIPWCTKAVILTGLMSLIGISMGFLDTGGNLLILLVWGTEVGPYMQALHFSFALGAFVAPILAKPLLGTLQKTIDDNGNSLLNNTKNSTQSKLVGFMDVLKTTVSAFTPFIWTYIVIGSFVLLISVSFFGIYLRSSPNRNRAAVSSQEPPFARYHTIILFFLFFFFFWYVGAEVAYGSYIFTYAKDFVHFDDNRAAGLNSLFWGTFATGRGLAIFLAACLYPGTLILLSLIGCIISSIILIMHYTNPIFLWVGTALYGVSMAATFPSGVSWVKQYTNTTGKSAALFVVGAALGEMVVPALVGFLQGLDTIRQYPVLMLTVLGTSAVTAILFPVMYKLASSSSSIQPENDDQKALLGSGLDEDENNDEPPEDWNDADFEVIEMSDVKYDTDRIPTRDVSAKSTDLVSPEQSSFPSLSTHMYLGGSPRKKLFKLEREKNV